In Caldisericia bacterium, the sequence TATATTCAATTTGTATAGTTGAATGATTAATGTTAAATTTATCTTTTAAAATAAATTCTATCTTTTCTCTAATTTCATCTCCTTTGCTAATAGGATAATCTTTTTTAAGTTTTATATGACCTTCAAAAAGATAGTTTTTATCATCTAATTGCCATATATGAACATGGTGAAGGTTTGAAACCCCCTCAATTTTTTCTAATTCAATTTTTAATTTATCAAAATCGAAACCATAAGGAGAAGCCTCAAGAAGAATTTTTATTGATTTTTTAAAAATTTCAAAACCCTCTTTTATAATATAAAAAACAATTAAAAATGTTAATATTGGATCAATCCAATAAATTTTAAACAACATCATTAAAACTCCACCAACAATAACAGCAACAGAAGATAATGTATCCATTAAAAGATGAAGATATGAAGATTTTATATTTAAATTTTCTTTTGAAAAACTCTTTAAAAGTATTACTGAAACTCCATTTAAAATAAAACCAATAATTGCAATCATTAACATTAAATTTAAATTTATTATTTGAGGCTTAAAAATTCTTGAAAAGGCTTCTTTTATTAAAAAAAATGAAATAAAAAAAAGAAAAATCGAGTTTATGAGAGAAGCTAGAATTTCTGCTCTTTTACCTCCAAATGTAAATTCATAAGAGTTTTCTTTTTTCGAAAACCTTATTGCAATAAGAGAAATAATTATTGATAAAGTATCTGATAAATTATGAAATGAATCTGAGAGAAGTGATAAACTTTTTGAAAAAATTCCTCCTAAAAATTCAGAAATAAAAATAAATAAATTTAAACTTATAACGATTAATAAATTTCTCTCTTTTAAATCTC encodes:
- a CDS encoding cation diffusion facilitator family transporter gives rise to the protein MSEQHRDLKERNLLIVISLNLFIFISEFLGGIFSKSLSLLSDSFHNLSDTLSIIISLIAIRFSKKENSYEFTFGGKRAEILASLINSIFLFFISFFLIKEAFSRIFKPQIINLNLMLMIAIIGFILNGVSVILLKSFSKENLNIKSSYLHLLMDTLSSVAVIVGGVLMMLFKIYWIDPILTFLIVFYIIKEGFEIFKKSIKILLEASPYGFDFDKLKIELEKIEGVSNLHHVHIWQLDDKNYLFEGHIKLKKDYPISKGDEIREKIEFILKDKFNINHSTIQIEYNGCCEKDLIKKKH